One window of Rhinoraja longicauda isolate Sanriku21f chromosome 9, sRhiLon1.1, whole genome shotgun sequence genomic DNA carries:
- the etaa1a gene encoding ewing's tumor-associated antigen 1 isoform X4, with amino-acid sequence MWLGEDAIQCSPALSFPERIKAYNSRIQRSTDEELMKLAKEFDRNMVEQDVSYGHEVGEVSEFLDNEESEQTLRTKQATLDISSLGIVGQTRIAEPVEDNRSGARLRSRQSSSQRSLDLEAEAAVNALFDGPTQHASHPLSQGLSGDESSGPKLEPSHVAKAAWTPVKGNAGKGVSTTATTALKHKNIPQESAPIVVDPPDRGRLSGKATNDKKLVCGDSAAGFGEGTDAPSKGRAAAVCAPGSAPSDDGFDDWMEDDSFIQQMTQLPELGHAGTRSQASLGAGQNLTNHVDNANKPQGDPPTAPSVSLMQSSTSTPNVKESAAKSFPFGQGSERPKSRITFTLQSKACSKLTEEQAGAKCQPRKDFKSAVNTVLKRDCGNSDVSTPQRGALQAPVRALSSLTSATPFERATWCDGSAQRSTLGSQKPACWDGAGLAEWSWAGGPRAEKASGAGSAQAAEARGRLSPFAPDDWNDAEFYSEIQDMFPESDSLWETSDDDLNRMCDDVEKLIEHQSSGPTLPAGTVETKGASGNRRLTGNMLRNQLNGQQKHFNQNQTFVIPERKICSRDRGQFAAKQNALPALSPQPGSPDLICTVCTTATPSTQSHHLNSAGSVQGNVLTNTSKVCSVNFNGLPSVTGWRNSTDASKPPPSPAAASAGAGQSVQTSSGNAAPHAPRAQGAAGIARTPRFTFSKITTLPLTGILGSHAAQCEKAFGNGDRAAWPTERCVQSAPSTKATWSPAPALKRHFSDSTLVLKGVGEVAGRPSAKCSLLEIERKKQAALARRKMKTQGSCSHPSAV; translated from the exons ATGTGGCTGGGAGAGGACGCAATCCAGTGTAGTCCAGCGCTTTCATTTCCAGAAAGGATCAAAGCATATAATTCAAG AATTCAAAGGAGCACAGATGAAGAACTGATGAAGTTGGCAAAGGAATTTGACCGGAATATGGTAGAACAGGATGTTAGCTACGGTCACGAAGTCGGTGAAGTGAGCGAGTTTCTGGATAATGAAGAGTCAGAACAAACACTACGCACGAAGCAGGCAACCCTTGACATTTCATCGCTGGGAATCGTAGGCCAGACCAGAATCGCTGAGCCAGTTGAAGACAACAGAAGCGGGGCCCGTCTGAGATCGAGGCAGAGTAGCAGCCAGAGGTCGCTGGATCTGGAGGCTGAAGCTGCTGTCAATGCCTTGTTTGATGGGCCTACTCAGCATGCCAGCCACCCCTTAAGTCAGGGCCTCTCAGGAGATGAAAGCTCAGGCCCAAAGTTAGAGCCCTCTCATGTGGCCAAAGCTGCCTGGACGCCCGTGAAAGGAAACGCTGGCAAAGGTGTAAGCACCACTGCCACAACTGCCCTGAAACACAAGAACATTCCCCAAGAATCTGCGCCAATTGTAGTGGATCCACCAGACAGAGGCCGTCTCTCTGGCAAGGCAACCAACGACAAGAAGCTGGTTTGTGGAGATTCCGCTGCGGGTTTTGGTGAGGGGACCGACGCTCCCTCGAAAGGCAGAGCGGCCGCAGTGTGCGCGCCTGGATCGGCGCCGTCCGACGACGGGTTTGACGACTGGATGGAAGACGACTCGTTTATACAGCAAATGACCCAACTCCCCGAGCTGGGCCACGCTGGCACCAGAAGCCAGGCCTCGCTTGGTGCCGGGCAAAACCTTACAAACCACGTGGATAATGCAAACAAACCACAGGGCGATCCTCCAACAGCACCGTCTGTATCACTGATGCAATCTTCTACCAGCACACCCAATGTCAAAGAGTCGGCAGCAAAGAGCTTCCCATTTGGGCAGGGGTCTGAAAGGCCAAAGTCGAGGATTACTTTCACACTGCAAAGCAAAGCCTGCAGTAAGCTGACCGAGGAGCAAGCTGGCGCAAAGTGCCAGCCGAGGAAAGACTTTAAAAGTGCGGTCAATACAGTACTTAAGAGGGACTGTGGTAATTCTGATGTTTCAACACCTCAACGGGGTGCCCTTCAAGCGCCAGTGAGGGCATTGTCTTCCTTGACTAGTGCCACGCCGTTTGAACGGGCGACGTGGTGCGATGGGAGTGCACAGAGGAGCACTCTTGGGTCACAGAAGCCGGCTTGCTGGGACGGTGCGGGGCTTGCAGAATGGAGCTGGGCTGGAGGGCCGAGGGCTGAGAAAGCGTCCGGTGCAGGCTCGGCGCAGGCTGCAGAGGCACGGGGCCGCCTCTCTCCCTTTGCCCCCGACGACTGGAACGACGCAGAGTTCTACAGTGAAATCCAGGACATGTTCCCTGAGTCGGACAGTCTGTGGGAAACCAGTGATGATGATCTAAACCGCATGTGCGATGACGTGGAAAAGCTGATTGAACACCAGAGTTCTGGCCCCACCTTGCCCGCTGGAACGGTAGAAACGAAAGGAGCAAGCGGCAACCGGAGATTAACGGgcaacatgctcagaaaccagctGAATGGCCAGCAAAAACACTTCAACCAAAATCAAACCTTTGTTATCCCAGAAAGAAAAATCTGCTCCAGGGATCGGGGACAGTTTGCAGCAAAACAGAATGCCTTACCTGCGTTGAGCCCTCAGCCTGGGTCACCAGATCTGATTTGTACGGTATGTACCACAGCTACGCCATCTACACAAAGCCACCATTTGAATTCTGCAGGCAGCGTCCAAGGTAACGTTTTGACAAATACGTCCAAGGTGTGCAGCGTGAACTTTAACGGATTACCTTCTGTGACTGGTTGGAGAAATTCCACCGACGCTTCAAAACCGCCGCCGTCTCCGGCCGCAGCGAGCGCTGGCGCTGGGCAGAGCGTGCAAACGTCCAGCGGGAACGCTGCTCCTCACGCTCCCAGAGCGCAGGGCGCCGCGGGCATCGCCAGAACCCCCAGGTTCACCTTCAGCAAGATCACGACTTTGCCCCTGACTGGTATTCTGGGCAGCCACGCCGCGCAGTGCGAGAAGGCTTTTGGCAACGGAGATCGTGCAGCATGGCCCACGGAGAGATGTGTTCAGTCAGCTCCCAGCACTAAAGCCACCTGGAGCCCAGCACCAGCACTCAAGAGGCATTTTTCAGACTCCACTTTAGTGCTCAAAGGTG
- the etaa1a gene encoding ewing's tumor-associated antigen 1 isoform X3 — MTPSYSKTFIGISILQPHLNWQSSEGSLNMWLGEDAIQCSPALSFPERIKAYNSRIQRSTDEELMKLAKEFDRNMVEQDVSYGHEVGEVSEFLDNEESEQTLRTKQATLDISSLGIVGQTRIAEPVEDNRSGARLRSRQSSSQRSLDLEAEAAVNALFDGPTQHASHPLSQGLSGDESSGPKLEPSHVAKAAWTPVKGNAGKGVSTTATTALKHKNIPQESAPIVVDPPDRGRLSGKATNDKKLVCGDSAAGFGEGTDAPSKGRAAAVCAPGSAPSDDGFDDWMEDDSFIQQMTQLPELGHAGTRSQASLGAGQNLTNHVDNANKPQGDPPTAPSVSLMQSSTSTPNVKESAAKSFPFGQGSERPKSRITFTLQSKACSKLTEEQAGAKCQPRKDFKSAVNTVLKRDCGNSDVSTPQRGALQAPVRALSSLTSATPFERATWCDGSAQRSTLGSQKPACWDGAGLAEWSWAGGPRAEKASGAGSAQAAEARGRLSPFAPDDWNDAEFYSEIQDMFPESDSLWETSDDDLNRMCDDVEKLIEHQSSGPTLPAGTVETKGASGNRRLTGNMLRNQLNGQQKHFNQNQTFVIPERKICSRDRGQFAAKQNALPALSPQPGSPDLICTVCTTATPSTQSHHLNSAGSVQGNVLTNTSKVCSVNFNGLPSVTGWRNSTDASKPPPSPAAASAGAGQSVQTSSGNAAPHAPRAQGAAGIARTPRFTFSKITTLPLTGILGSHAAQCEKAFGNGDRAAWPTERCVQSAPSTKATWSPAPALKRHFSDSTLVLKGVGEVAGRPSAKCSLLEIERKKQAALARRKMKTQGSCSHPSAV; from the exons ATGACTCCGAGTTACAGCAAGACATTTATTGGGATCAGCATTCTCCAACCACATTTAAATTGG CAATCGTCTGAAGGGTCTCTGAACATGTGGCTGGGAGAGGACGCAATCCAGTGTAGTCCAGCGCTTTCATTTCCAGAAAGGATCAAAGCATATAATTCAAG AATTCAAAGGAGCACAGATGAAGAACTGATGAAGTTGGCAAAGGAATTTGACCGGAATATGGTAGAACAGGATGTTAGCTACGGTCACGAAGTCGGTGAAGTGAGCGAGTTTCTGGATAATGAAGAGTCAGAACAAACACTACGCACGAAGCAGGCAACCCTTGACATTTCATCGCTGGGAATCGTAGGCCAGACCAGAATCGCTGAGCCAGTTGAAGACAACAGAAGCGGGGCCCGTCTGAGATCGAGGCAGAGTAGCAGCCAGAGGTCGCTGGATCTGGAGGCTGAAGCTGCTGTCAATGCCTTGTTTGATGGGCCTACTCAGCATGCCAGCCACCCCTTAAGTCAGGGCCTCTCAGGAGATGAAAGCTCAGGCCCAAAGTTAGAGCCCTCTCATGTGGCCAAAGCTGCCTGGACGCCCGTGAAAGGAAACGCTGGCAAAGGTGTAAGCACCACTGCCACAACTGCCCTGAAACACAAGAACATTCCCCAAGAATCTGCGCCAATTGTAGTGGATCCACCAGACAGAGGCCGTCTCTCTGGCAAGGCAACCAACGACAAGAAGCTGGTTTGTGGAGATTCCGCTGCGGGTTTTGGTGAGGGGACCGACGCTCCCTCGAAAGGCAGAGCGGCCGCAGTGTGCGCGCCTGGATCGGCGCCGTCCGACGACGGGTTTGACGACTGGATGGAAGACGACTCGTTTATACAGCAAATGACCCAACTCCCCGAGCTGGGCCACGCTGGCACCAGAAGCCAGGCCTCGCTTGGTGCCGGGCAAAACCTTACAAACCACGTGGATAATGCAAACAAACCACAGGGCGATCCTCCAACAGCACCGTCTGTATCACTGATGCAATCTTCTACCAGCACACCCAATGTCAAAGAGTCGGCAGCAAAGAGCTTCCCATTTGGGCAGGGGTCTGAAAGGCCAAAGTCGAGGATTACTTTCACACTGCAAAGCAAAGCCTGCAGTAAGCTGACCGAGGAGCAAGCTGGCGCAAAGTGCCAGCCGAGGAAAGACTTTAAAAGTGCGGTCAATACAGTACTTAAGAGGGACTGTGGTAATTCTGATGTTTCAACACCTCAACGGGGTGCCCTTCAAGCGCCAGTGAGGGCATTGTCTTCCTTGACTAGTGCCACGCCGTTTGAACGGGCGACGTGGTGCGATGGGAGTGCACAGAGGAGCACTCTTGGGTCACAGAAGCCGGCTTGCTGGGACGGTGCGGGGCTTGCAGAATGGAGCTGGGCTGGAGGGCCGAGGGCTGAGAAAGCGTCCGGTGCAGGCTCGGCGCAGGCTGCAGAGGCACGGGGCCGCCTCTCTCCCTTTGCCCCCGACGACTGGAACGACGCAGAGTTCTACAGTGAAATCCAGGACATGTTCCCTGAGTCGGACAGTCTGTGGGAAACCAGTGATGATGATCTAAACCGCATGTGCGATGACGTGGAAAAGCTGATTGAACACCAGAGTTCTGGCCCCACCTTGCCCGCTGGAACGGTAGAAACGAAAGGAGCAAGCGGCAACCGGAGATTAACGGgcaacatgctcagaaaccagctGAATGGCCAGCAAAAACACTTCAACCAAAATCAAACCTTTGTTATCCCAGAAAGAAAAATCTGCTCCAGGGATCGGGGACAGTTTGCAGCAAAACAGAATGCCTTACCTGCGTTGAGCCCTCAGCCTGGGTCACCAGATCTGATTTGTACGGTATGTACCACAGCTACGCCATCTACACAAAGCCACCATTTGAATTCTGCAGGCAGCGTCCAAGGTAACGTTTTGACAAATACGTCCAAGGTGTGCAGCGTGAACTTTAACGGATTACCTTCTGTGACTGGTTGGAGAAATTCCACCGACGCTTCAAAACCGCCGCCGTCTCCGGCCGCAGCGAGCGCTGGCGCTGGGCAGAGCGTGCAAACGTCCAGCGGGAACGCTGCTCCTCACGCTCCCAGAGCGCAGGGCGCCGCGGGCATCGCCAGAACCCCCAGGTTCACCTTCAGCAAGATCACGACTTTGCCCCTGACTGGTATTCTGGGCAGCCACGCCGCGCAGTGCGAGAAGGCTTTTGGCAACGGAGATCGTGCAGCATGGCCCACGGAGAGATGTGTTCAGTCAGCTCCCAGCACTAAAGCCACCTGGAGCCCAGCACCAGCACTCAAGAGGCATTTTTCAGACTCCACTTTAGTGCTCAAAGGTG